One segment of Anatilimnocola aggregata DNA contains the following:
- a CDS encoding sensor histidine kinase produces MRWPLRLQILTPMAVILLVTVGSVSVLNAWLAATRVRTEVETQLRAVARTLEEGNFPLESNVLRQTSGLSGAELLVVNEVGETTAASFSATFPRTKFSAITDWRELQLSETFELQGQTYFHTGVKLDRRPVGGGLVELHIFYPERAWQQATRQASLGPLLIGGVALVVVSLAAWVVAASLTHPVRMLQTQVQEIARGNYESLPLPVRNDEVRDLATAVNQLAVRLSQYEAEVRGNERLRTLSQLGSGIAHQVRNAATGCRIAIDLHQRECPLTRDDQNSDRLQIAKRQLTLIETHVQRLLALGKPSEQLHERIELGALLDDTLELVRPTATHLGAELQVSTAWPNAATEGDGEALQQMLVNVLINAIQATTNGGKQETHSARVILEATLIGSTLTIAVGDNGPGLPDHVAERLFQPFQSDKPGGTGLGLSVARHTARLHGGDVRWSRIGDLTWFYLELPNWHGWNSDR; encoded by the coding sequence ATGCGTTGGCCCCTTCGGCTCCAAATTCTGACTCCCATGGCCGTCATCTTGTTGGTGACCGTCGGCAGCGTCAGCGTACTCAATGCGTGGTTGGCTGCGACCCGCGTGCGAACTGAAGTCGAGACTCAGTTACGCGCTGTCGCCCGCACTCTGGAGGAAGGGAACTTCCCGCTCGAATCGAACGTGCTGCGGCAGACAAGTGGGCTCTCCGGCGCAGAATTGCTGGTGGTAAATGAAGTGGGCGAAACGACGGCCGCTAGCTTTTCCGCGACGTTTCCTCGGACGAAGTTCAGCGCAATAACCGACTGGAGAGAGCTGCAGCTAAGTGAGACATTCGAACTGCAAGGGCAGACTTACTTTCATACGGGCGTAAAGCTGGATCGCCGGCCGGTCGGCGGGGGCCTCGTAGAACTCCACATCTTCTATCCCGAACGCGCCTGGCAACAAGCAACGCGGCAAGCATCCCTTGGGCCGCTGTTGATTGGCGGTGTGGCCCTGGTTGTCGTCAGCCTGGCAGCATGGGTAGTAGCCGCATCATTGACTCACCCGGTACGAATGTTGCAAACTCAAGTCCAAGAAATTGCCCGCGGCAACTATGAGTCGCTACCACTTCCTGTTCGCAACGATGAAGTTCGTGACCTGGCCACGGCAGTCAATCAGCTGGCGGTTCGGCTCTCTCAATATGAAGCAGAAGTTCGCGGGAACGAACGACTCCGCACGCTGTCGCAACTTGGCAGCGGGATTGCCCACCAGGTTCGAAATGCCGCGACTGGCTGCCGGATCGCCATCGACTTGCATCAACGCGAGTGTCCGCTGACCCGCGACGACCAAAACAGCGACCGCCTGCAGATTGCCAAACGGCAGTTGACGTTAATAGAGACCCATGTGCAGAGATTGCTTGCACTCGGAAAACCGAGCGAGCAGCTGCATGAGCGGATTGAACTTGGCGCCCTTCTCGACGATACCTTGGAACTCGTTCGCCCCACGGCAACGCACTTAGGTGCTGAGTTGCAAGTTTCTACTGCTTGGCCCAATGCAGCGACGGAAGGCGATGGCGAAGCCTTGCAGCAGATGCTGGTGAATGTGCTGATTAATGCAATCCAGGCCACAACCAACGGTGGTAAGCAAGAGACGCACTCGGCGCGTGTCATCTTGGAAGCCACGCTGATTGGCTCTACGCTTACGATTGCAGTTGGCGACAACGGCCCGGGGCTGCCAGACCACGTGGCCGAGAGACTGTTTCAACCTTTTCAATCCGACAAGCCAGGCGGAACCGGCCTGGGGCTGAGTGTGGCCAGGCATACTGCCAGATTGCATGGCGGCGATGTTCGTTGGTCCCGGATTGGCGATCTGACTTGGTTCTATTTGGAGTTACCGAACTGGCATGGCTGGAATTCTGATCGTTGA
- a CDS encoding sigma-54-dependent transcriptional regulator: MAGILIVDDEQAISWGLAELSRQLGHEPHTASSAEQAISLAAKTDVAVILLDVRLPGMDGIAAISRLRELLPAAKIIVMTAHGDLSTAVEAVRQGAFDYIVKPFDTTQIERLIERALTQIAVVPVDAVPSLSSASNPLIGKTPVMQEIFKRIALVSASEACVFISGESGTGKELVARAIHQYSKRASAPFVAVNVAALSPSLAESELFGHVRGAFTGAEQSRAGLLADADGGTLFLDEVADIPLPVQVKLLRALEHGEVMPVGSGRTTRTNFRLISATHQDLLAKVREGTFRHDLYFRLCTFQVPLPPLRERKEDLPLLVNHFLQQLAPGKSPGSFTSVALAEAQRRPWHGNVRELRNAVEHALIVAREGPILPEHWPPAMQPIQAPDPNSESLEGRLKKLVREWAEGKLQSDADMKTLYDEMLQQVEPPLLAAALERSKGECLAASRWLGMHRTTLRKKLDQYGLHGEE, encoded by the coding sequence ATGGCTGGAATTCTGATCGTTGATGATGAGCAGGCAATCAGTTGGGGCCTTGCTGAATTGTCGCGGCAATTGGGACACGAGCCCCATACCGCATCTTCTGCCGAGCAGGCCATTAGCTTGGCGGCAAAGACGGATGTGGCCGTTATTCTGCTCGATGTTCGCCTGCCAGGCATGGATGGGATTGCCGCCATATCTCGCTTGCGCGAGTTGCTGCCGGCGGCCAAGATAATTGTAATGACTGCTCATGGGGATCTCAGCACGGCGGTGGAGGCCGTCCGTCAAGGTGCTTTTGACTACATCGTAAAGCCATTTGACACGACACAGATCGAGCGGCTCATCGAGCGCGCCTTGACGCAAATTGCCGTCGTACCAGTAGATGCTGTCCCGTCGCTCAGTTCGGCTTCCAATCCGCTGATCGGCAAAACGCCGGTGATGCAAGAGATCTTCAAGCGAATTGCTCTCGTCTCGGCCAGTGAGGCCTGTGTCTTCATTTCTGGCGAAAGTGGAACGGGCAAGGAGCTTGTGGCCCGAGCCATACATCAATACAGCAAACGAGCAAGCGCGCCTTTCGTGGCCGTCAATGTCGCGGCACTCAGCCCCTCGCTTGCCGAGAGTGAACTCTTTGGTCACGTGAGAGGTGCCTTCACGGGAGCTGAACAATCTCGCGCGGGTCTGCTTGCCGACGCGGATGGTGGCACGCTGTTTCTTGACGAAGTGGCCGATATTCCGTTGCCGGTGCAAGTGAAGCTCTTGCGCGCGCTAGAGCACGGCGAAGTCATGCCCGTCGGTTCTGGCCGAACGACGCGCACGAACTTTCGCCTGATCTCGGCGACTCACCAGGATCTGCTTGCCAAGGTACGTGAAGGGACGTTTCGCCACGATCTCTATTTCCGGCTTTGCACGTTCCAAGTCCCATTGCCTCCGCTGCGCGAACGTAAGGAAGATCTGCCTCTGCTAGTAAATCACTTTCTGCAACAGCTTGCGCCGGGCAAATCGCCGGGCAGTTTTACCTCGGTTGCACTCGCTGAAGCCCAGCGGCGACCGTGGCATGGGAATGTGCGGGAACTTCGCAATGCAGTCGAACATGCCCTGATCGTAGCGCGCGAAGGTCCGATTCTTCCCGAGCATTGGCCACCGGCAATGCAGCCGATTCAAGCGCCAGATCCTAACAGCGAATCGCTTGAGGGCCGCTTGAAAAAGCTTGTTCGAGAATGGGCTGAAGGAAAGCTCCAGTCTGACGCCGACATGAAAACCCTCTACGACGAAATGCTGCAACAGGTCGAACCGCCGCTGCTAGCTGCGGCCCTCGAGCGAAGCAAAGGGGAATGCCTGGCAGCCTCGCGCTGGCTGGGCATGCATCGAACCACTTTGCGAAAAAAGCTCGATCAGTATGGACTGCATGGCGAAGAGTAG
- a CDS encoding TIGR02117 family protein, whose protein sequence is MNDVTPTSQFASIRNWTFRWLGRCLAAFAGVYAGFLLLGCVPVNHNYQIPAADNCVVIFVRSNEIHADLVLPVTNQHTSQNWHDRFPPEHFQHRNVAGDEYVAVGWGNRAFFVETPTWEDFKLTTALRGLFTPSESVLHVEYVPLAETREYHEVRITPSQYAIMCQHIEETIGNRDEHGHAVPATPKTFGDSDRFYNSTGTYHLFSTCNQWVGRGLKRAGVPTGLWTPLQQHVLFWLPKRSAAETLHHSGSNLP, encoded by the coding sequence ATGAACGACGTTACTCCAACTTCGCAATTCGCTAGTATTCGCAACTGGACCTTTCGCTGGCTCGGTCGCTGCTTGGCGGCCTTCGCTGGCGTTTATGCGGGTTTTCTCTTGCTTGGCTGCGTACCCGTGAATCACAACTACCAGATTCCTGCGGCCGATAACTGTGTCGTCATTTTCGTACGGAGCAATGAGATCCATGCTGATCTGGTGCTGCCCGTTACTAACCAGCACACCTCTCAAAACTGGCACGATCGATTTCCACCGGAGCACTTTCAGCATCGCAATGTGGCGGGCGATGAGTACGTGGCCGTTGGCTGGGGCAATCGAGCCTTTTTCGTAGAAACACCGACCTGGGAGGACTTCAAACTCACTACGGCGCTGCGTGGGCTGTTCACACCCAGCGAGTCGGTCTTACATGTTGAATATGTTCCCTTGGCTGAGACCCGCGAGTATCACGAAGTTCGCATCACTCCCTCGCAGTATGCAATTATGTGTCAGCATATCGAAGAAACGATTGGCAACCGTGACGAGCACGGCCATGCCGTTCCGGCCACACCAAAAACGTTTGGTGACAGCGACCGCTTTTACAATTCAACGGGCACTTATCATCTCTTCAGCACTTGCAATCAATGGGTGGGGCGTGGACTAAAGCGCGCTGGAGTGCCGACCGGTCTGTGGACTCCTTTGCAGCAGCATGTGTTGTTCTGGCTTCCGAAAAGAAGTGCTGCAGAAACACTGCATCACTCGGGTTCCAACTTGCCTTGA
- a CDS encoding DUF447 domain-containing protein: MEPTQTDRLIVEGLVLTTAADGSPHLAPMGPQVDRQFQSFTLRPFCTSQTFANFERTRTAVFHVTDNVELIARSAIGRMVQLPEYQTIDVSPGYALADCCRWFALRATTADLGPPRATFHCEVIQSQHVRDWFGFNRAKHAVVEAAILATRIGILPAADIRTEMARLESLVQKTAGEQERIGWELLCAHIQGKLEPE, from the coding sequence ATGGAGCCCACGCAAACGGATCGACTGATTGTGGAAGGATTGGTCCTTACCACCGCTGCCGACGGTTCACCCCATCTGGCACCAATGGGCCCCCAAGTCGATCGTCAATTCCAATCGTTTACCTTGCGCCCGTTTTGCACTTCTCAAACCTTTGCAAACTTCGAACGGACCCGAACTGCAGTCTTTCACGTAACGGACAATGTAGAGTTAATTGCGCGGTCAGCCATTGGTCGGATGGTTCAACTGCCCGAATATCAGACGATTGATGTCTCTCCCGGCTACGCGCTCGCTGACTGCTGCCGCTGGTTTGCCTTACGGGCAACAACAGCCGATTTAGGGCCACCGCGAGCCACGTTTCATTGCGAAGTCATTCAAAGCCAACATGTGCGTGACTGGTTTGGCTTCAATCGTGCGAAGCACGCGGTCGTAGAAGCGGCGATCCTTGCCACGCGAATTGGAATACTCCCAGCCGCTGATATTCGTACCGAAATGGCACGGCTGGAATCGCTTGTGCAAAAGACCGCGGGCGAGCAAGAGCGGATTGGTTGGGAATTGTTGTGCGCACACATTCAAGGCAAGTTGGAACCCGAGTGA
- a CDS encoding anthranilate synthase component II: MILLIDNYDSFVHNLARHFRRLGTTAHVVRNDAVDLPTIRKLQPHAIVLSPGPCTPTQAGCSLEVVRELGGEVPILGVCLGHQAIGAALGGKIVPAPEPMHGRTSLIEHDGAGLFAGLPSPLNVGRYHSLVIEPGTLPKQLEVTARTVDGVIMAVAHRVLPIWGVQFHPESILTEGGYALLANFLRMAGIEPALLAAKTDEHPPAAIEYVLPSRPVTF, encoded by the coding sequence ATGATTCTGTTGATCGATAATTACGATAGCTTTGTGCATAATCTGGCTCGGCACTTTCGCCGGTTGGGGACCACTGCGCATGTTGTCCGTAATGATGCCGTCGATCTACCGACGATTCGCAAACTGCAGCCACACGCGATTGTCCTCTCGCCGGGACCATGCACGCCGACGCAGGCGGGCTGTTCACTAGAAGTAGTCCGCGAGCTTGGCGGGGAGGTTCCAATCCTGGGTGTCTGCCTCGGGCATCAAGCCATTGGCGCGGCACTCGGGGGCAAGATCGTGCCAGCTCCCGAGCCCATGCACGGCCGAACAAGCTTGATTGAACACGACGGAGCAGGACTATTTGCCGGCTTACCGTCGCCGTTGAATGTAGGCCGATATCACTCACTCGTCATTGAGCCGGGCACGTTGCCGAAACAGTTGGAAGTAACCGCACGGACTGTTGACGGTGTAATCATGGCCGTGGCCCACCGTGTTTTGCCGATATGGGGTGTGCAATTTCACCCCGAGTCGATTTTGACCGAAGGGGGCTACGCGCTACTGGCTAATTTTTTGCGCATGGCTGGCATCGAACCCGCTTTGTTAGCTGCGAAGACAGACGAGCATCCTCCAGCAGCAATTGAATACGTACTGCCGTCTCGCCCTGTCACGTTTTGA
- a CDS encoding anthranilate synthase component I family protein has protein sequence MSDLPCQSIPVVEEFQRPPLPAEAFRRLAALPHVLFLDSALQNEKLGRYSFVAADPFTFLRVPADGSDGLSRLNDELRKWQAPTIEGLPPFQGGAAGLLSYDLGRSLERVPLPKFDEFGLPALAIGFYDIVLAYDHLQQRAWLISQGFPEASAQSRQIRAAARLEQFRKLLNSPVAEPKAKRTEVIRRDQLAPSYSVPGPAGLASNFSAEKYLATVQRAIDYIYAGDVFQVNLAQRLLFPAACDSIPLYLRLRERNPATFSAYFDLGDFQIASASPERFVQVRDQHVEARPIKGTRPRTSRAEADLFAGDELQESEKDRAENVMIVDLLRNDLSRVCQPDSVRVTQLCGLESYQFVQHLVSVVEGKLAAGMSPLDLVRAAFPGGSITGAPKVRAMEIISELEPTARGPYCGCLGYFGFDGSLDLNILIRTITAGRGWWQFPVGGGIVAQSSPQREYDETWTKAAGLLKAIVD, from the coding sequence GTGAGTGACTTGCCGTGTCAGTCAATTCCCGTAGTGGAGGAATTTCAGCGGCCGCCACTTCCCGCCGAGGCTTTTCGCCGACTGGCTGCATTGCCACACGTGCTATTTTTGGATAGCGCGCTGCAGAATGAAAAGCTTGGACGGTATTCGTTCGTGGCGGCCGATCCGTTTACGTTCCTGCGAGTGCCGGCCGATGGCAGTGATGGGCTTTCGCGGCTGAACGATGAACTGCGCAAATGGCAGGCACCGACGATTGAAGGGTTGCCACCCTTTCAAGGCGGCGCAGCTGGCCTGCTCAGTTATGACCTGGGGCGCAGTCTGGAACGCGTACCGCTGCCAAAGTTCGATGAATTTGGGCTACCTGCACTAGCGATTGGCTTTTACGACATCGTGCTCGCCTACGACCATCTGCAGCAGCGGGCGTGGCTTATATCGCAGGGCTTTCCGGAGGCATCGGCGCAATCGCGGCAGATTCGCGCGGCGGCGCGTTTAGAGCAGTTTCGTAAGCTGTTGAATTCGCCAGTCGCTGAGCCGAAGGCGAAACGTACGGAAGTAATCCGCCGTGACCAACTGGCTCCGAGCTACTCGGTTCCCGGTCCCGCTGGGCTCGCCAGCAACTTCTCCGCCGAAAAGTATCTCGCAACCGTGCAGCGAGCCATCGACTACATCTATGCGGGAGATGTGTTCCAAGTAAATCTGGCACAGCGACTATTATTTCCAGCCGCCTGCGACTCCATCCCGCTTTACTTGCGACTGCGCGAACGGAACCCTGCAACATTTTCAGCTTATTTTGACCTTGGCGATTTTCAAATTGCCAGTGCCTCGCCCGAGCGGTTTGTGCAGGTGAGAGATCAACACGTGGAGGCTCGGCCAATCAAAGGGACGCGGCCGCGGACGTCGCGCGCGGAGGCCGATCTGTTTGCCGGGGACGAACTTCAGGAGAGTGAAAAAGATCGTGCGGAAAATGTGATGATTGTTGATCTTCTCCGTAACGATTTATCGCGAGTTTGCCAACCAGATAGTGTGCGGGTGACGCAGCTTTGTGGCTTAGAAAGCTATCAGTTCGTGCAGCACCTGGTCTCGGTCGTTGAGGGAAAATTGGCAGCTGGAATGTCGCCGCTGGACTTAGTCAGGGCGGCGTTTCCTGGTGGTTCCATCACCGGTGCCCCGAAAGTGCGAGCGATGGAGATTATCAGCGAACTCGAACCGACTGCCCGCGGTCCTTATTGCGGTTGCCTCGGCTATTTTGGCTTCGATGGTTCGCTGGACTTGAACATCCTGATTCGGACCATTACCGCCGGTCGAGGTTGGTGGCAATTTCCGGTTGGCGGCGGCATTGTAGCGCAGTCATCGCCACAGCGAGAATACGACGAAACCTGGACAAAGGCAGCGGGGCTGCTGAAGGCAATTGTGGACTGA
- a CDS encoding DUF6513 domain-containing protein: MSGEHLHFVTGRLAEFALRTVVAKVAVEQAFSYSIDVLPITVAALMSPAWIARHIQVPAAATRVILPGYCHGDLAPLANIINVPIQVGPRDLQQLPEFLGGKNQRPAEYGEYDIQIIAEINHAPRQSLAEIIVHAKRLAADGANLIDVGCDPSGPWLGVADCVRALRDEGLRVSIDSLDPREIAPAVKAGAELVLSVNSTNRDAAVDWGCEVIVIPDDFPTLGGLAETIEQLAQAKVPLRIDAVLEPIGFGFAASLGRYLEVRRQYPDVEMIMGIGNLTELTDCDSAGINTLLLGFCQELGIRSVLTTQVINWARTSVQECDLARRLVRHSVRQKVPPKRLEPRLVTLRDPKLTPTGVENLARLAEAIKDNNYRIFAEEGEVHVVSAGLHLADADPFMLFERLLNPGFGGARDSHQAVQIDSGHAFYLGYEMCKAAIALTLSKQYRQDEALDWGYLTQEEESHRLQKKNAKAARLGGES; this comes from the coding sequence ATGTCCGGCGAACATTTGCATTTTGTCACCGGGCGTTTGGCCGAGTTCGCGCTGCGCACCGTGGTGGCGAAGGTCGCTGTCGAACAGGCCTTCAGCTATTCGATTGACGTGCTGCCAATCACAGTTGCCGCGCTCATGTCTCCCGCCTGGATTGCTCGCCACATTCAAGTTCCCGCTGCTGCGACGCGAGTGATACTGCCCGGTTATTGCCACGGCGACTTGGCTCCGCTTGCCAATATCATCAATGTGCCGATTCAAGTCGGCCCGCGCGATTTGCAACAATTGCCCGAGTTTCTCGGCGGCAAAAATCAGCGGCCAGCAGAGTATGGCGAGTACGACATTCAGATCATTGCTGAGATCAATCACGCGCCACGGCAGTCACTGGCGGAGATCATCGTTCATGCGAAACGCCTGGCTGCGGATGGTGCGAACCTGATCGATGTGGGGTGCGATCCGAGTGGGCCATGGCTGGGCGTGGCTGACTGCGTGCGTGCGCTGCGAGACGAAGGGTTGCGAGTTTCGATCGATAGCCTCGATCCCCGCGAGATTGCACCAGCGGTCAAGGCTGGTGCGGAGTTGGTCCTCTCGGTGAATTCCACCAATCGCGACGCAGCAGTCGATTGGGGCTGCGAAGTAATTGTCATCCCTGACGATTTTCCCACGCTCGGCGGTTTGGCGGAGACGATCGAACAGTTGGCTCAAGCCAAGGTGCCGCTGCGGATAGATGCTGTGCTGGAACCAATCGGTTTCGGCTTCGCGGCCAGTTTGGGGCGATACCTGGAAGTGCGTCGACAGTACCCCGATGTCGAAATGATAATGGGAATCGGCAATCTCACCGAACTGACCGACTGCGATTCCGCGGGCATCAACACGCTGCTCCTTGGTTTTTGTCAGGAGCTAGGCATTCGCAGTGTGCTGACGACGCAAGTAATTAACTGGGCACGTACGAGCGTACAAGAGTGTGATTTAGCGCGGCGACTGGTACGGCATTCTGTCCGGCAGAAGGTGCCGCCAAAGCGACTGGAGCCTCGGCTGGTTACGCTGCGAGACCCCAAGCTAACGCCGACTGGCGTTGAAAATTTGGCTCGACTGGCCGAAGCGATTAAGGACAATAACTATCGAATCTTTGCGGAAGAGGGCGAAGTTCACGTGGTGAGTGCCGGGTTGCACTTGGCGGACGCTGATCCGTTTATGCTCTTCGAACGACTGCTGAATCCCGGTTTCGGCGGTGCTCGTGATTCGCATCAGGCCGTGCAGATTGATTCCGGACACGCGTTTTATTTGGGCTATGAGATGTGCAAGGCTGCGATCGCCCTGACGCTGAGCAAGCAGTATCGCCAGGACGAAGCGCTCGACTGGGGTTATCTGACTCAGGAAGAGGAGAGTCATCGGCTGCAGAAGAAGAACGCGAAGGCTGCACGACTGGGAGGCGAGTCGTGA
- a CDS encoding SDR family NAD(P)-dependent oxidoreductase, whose product MKPEPASSLDLTGLTALVTGSSGGIGREIAKTLARAGADVVVHGFHNKQAREQVAAEIRALGRNVLATCANLADAAEVTRLATEAWQWQGKLDLLVNNAGADVLTGAAAKWSFDQKLEQLWKVDVQACIALSRHLGQQMSERGGGSIINIGWDQAERGMAGDSGEMFGTIKGAVMAYTRSLAQSLAPQVRVNCLALGWIRTAWGEQTSDYWQQRATNESLRERWGTPADVAAAVRFLASPGADFITGQVLAVNGGFRFGSA is encoded by the coding sequence TTGAAACCCGAGCCCGCGAGTTCGCTTGACCTGACCGGCCTGACCGCGCTGGTCACGGGCTCGAGTGGGGGTATCGGTCGCGAGATTGCAAAGACCCTGGCCCGCGCAGGGGCAGACGTGGTCGTGCACGGATTTCACAATAAGCAAGCCCGAGAGCAGGTGGCCGCTGAGATTCGTGCCCTCGGGCGGAACGTCTTGGCCACTTGCGCGAATCTGGCAGATGCTGCGGAAGTAACTCGCCTGGCAACCGAGGCCTGGCAATGGCAAGGTAAGCTCGACTTGCTGGTGAACAATGCCGGGGCCGATGTCCTCACTGGTGCTGCGGCCAAGTGGTCGTTCGACCAGAAATTAGAACAACTGTGGAAAGTTGACGTGCAGGCATGTATCGCGCTGTCACGCCATCTTGGCCAACAGATGAGCGAGCGCGGTGGTGGCAGCATCATCAACATTGGTTGGGACCAGGCGGAGCGTGGCATGGCCGGCGATAGTGGCGAAATGTTCGGCACAATCAAAGGGGCAGTGATGGCCTACACGCGCAGCTTGGCGCAATCGTTGGCTCCTCAAGTGCGCGTGAACTGCCTGGCCCTGGGTTGGATTCGCACCGCCTGGGGCGAGCAGACTTCTGACTATTGGCAACAGCGGGCGACCAATGAGTCGCTCCGCGAGCGGTGGGGGACACCGGCAGACGTGGCTGCGGCGGTGAGGTTTTTGGCCTCGCCGGGTGCCGATTTCATCACGGGACAGGTGCTCGCCGTGAACGGTGGCTTTCGGTTTGGCTCGGCATGA
- a CDS encoding PQQ-binding-like beta-propeller repeat protein: MSTAPNSTTTTTALKRHTAVRQFPPIGTCLTVLICLTLIPLVQIYVEEIASVVKVFDGAVANIVSLILAFIAFMTLWIWFCWKSAYSFGSRRAVFAAPLAGVLMAVALLRFEGVDGYMKPTFVPRWYPQHENELDRPTAMAPAVVVPEKTTESPASENVKTEIAGIDLKTETPEDFAQFLGPQRNNWLPEAKFADRWEPQGPREVWRRNIGPGWSGFAVRNGYAVTLEQRGPEEWVSCYRVSDGQPVWHHACESRHYDPLGGLGPRATPTIDGGRVYAQSGTGRVQCLDGETGKLLWEDDLLKRYDLTQATSEGLVKWGRSGSPLIVDNLVVVPAGGYDSNVRSLIAYDKETGKVAWEAGTDQISYASPIRCTVAGVDQIVSVNEKTLAAYDPRDGQQLWQYDWSGNSSADANVSQAFPVGSDQLFISKGYGQGSSLLKLVPEGDKLAVNMIWESRRVLKTKFTNVTIIGDYAYGLSDGILECVHVESGKSQWKSGRYGHGQVLGIGDQFLVLGEDGELVLLAANPEKAEVRGKIQAFDGKTWNNLCVTGKLLLIRNGQEAACYEIP; the protein is encoded by the coding sequence ATGTCCACTGCGCCGAATTCGACGACAACGACCACCGCCTTGAAACGACACACTGCGGTGCGGCAATTTCCTCCGATTGGCACCTGCCTGACGGTGCTGATCTGCCTGACGTTGATTCCGCTGGTGCAGATCTATGTCGAAGAGATTGCCTCGGTCGTCAAAGTGTTCGATGGGGCCGTGGCCAACATCGTGTCGCTGATTCTGGCGTTCATCGCCTTCATGACGCTGTGGATTTGGTTCTGTTGGAAGAGTGCTTACTCGTTTGGGAGCCGCCGCGCGGTTTTCGCGGCTCCGCTGGCCGGCGTGCTGATGGCAGTGGCCTTGCTGCGGTTCGAAGGGGTCGATGGTTACATGAAGCCGACGTTCGTCCCGCGTTGGTATCCCCAGCACGAGAACGAACTCGATCGCCCAACGGCAATGGCTCCCGCGGTGGTCGTGCCGGAGAAGACAACGGAATCGCCAGCCAGCGAGAATGTCAAAACGGAAATTGCCGGTATCGACCTGAAGACGGAAACGCCCGAGGACTTTGCTCAGTTCCTGGGACCACAGCGAAACAACTGGCTGCCGGAGGCGAAGTTTGCCGACAGGTGGGAACCGCAGGGGCCGCGTGAAGTGTGGCGACGCAACATCGGGCCAGGCTGGTCGGGCTTTGCCGTGCGAAATGGCTATGCAGTGACGCTGGAACAACGCGGGCCCGAAGAATGGGTCAGCTGCTATCGCGTGTCGGACGGTCAGCCAGTTTGGCACCATGCGTGCGAGTCTCGACATTATGATCCGCTGGGTGGGCTGGGCCCGCGAGCGACGCCAACCATCGATGGGGGCCGCGTCTATGCCCAAAGTGGCACCGGGCGCGTGCAATGCCTGGATGGTGAGACCGGCAAGTTGCTGTGGGAAGACGATCTGCTCAAGCGATACGACCTGACACAAGCCACGAGCGAAGGGCTGGTGAAATGGGGCCGCAGCGGCTCGCCCCTCATTGTCGACAACCTCGTGGTGGTGCCAGCTGGCGGCTATGACAGCAACGTCCGTTCGCTGATTGCTTATGACAAAGAGACGGGCAAAGTAGCTTGGGAAGCGGGGACCGATCAGATAAGTTACGCCTCGCCGATTCGCTGCACTGTGGCGGGGGTCGATCAAATCGTATCGGTCAACGAGAAGACCCTGGCCGCTTACGACCCGCGCGACGGCCAGCAACTTTGGCAATACGATTGGTCGGGTAATAGTTCAGCGGATGCGAACGTTTCGCAGGCCTTCCCTGTGGGGAGCGATCAATTGTTTATCAGCAAGGGATATGGTCAGGGCTCATCGCTGTTGAAATTAGTTCCTGAGGGTGACAAGCTGGCGGTGAACATGATTTGGGAAAGTCGCCGCGTGCTGAAGACGAAGTTCACCAATGTCACCATTATTGGCGACTATGCCTATGGCCTGAGCGACGGGATTTTGGAGTGTGTACACGTTGAATCGGGCAAGTCGCAATGGAAGAGTGGCCGCTACGGTCACGGTCAGGTTCTGGGAATTGGGGACCAGTTTTTAGTGCTCGGCGAAGACGGTGAGTTAGTATTATTGGCTGCTAATCCAGAGAAGGCTGAAGTCCGCGGCAAGATTCAAGCTTTCGATGGTAAGACTTGGAATAACCTGTGTGTGACTGGCAAGCTACTGCTGATTCGCAATGGGCAAGAAGCGGCCTGTTACGAAATCCCGTAA